One part of the Indicator indicator isolate 239-I01 chromosome 5, UM_Iind_1.1, whole genome shotgun sequence genome encodes these proteins:
- the STRADB gene encoding STE20-related kinase adapter protein beta: protein MSCLDCSCILRTPVEPIGPEELSQSSIHECLADSALAWIPPSTGKNEMVLCTSNVSHYELQLEIGRKFNNLTSVYLARHTPTGMQVAVRITDLEDCSEEHLKALQNEVVLSHFFQHPNIMTLWTVFTAGSWLWVISPFMAYGSARHLLKTYFPEGMSEALIGNILFGAIRGLNYMHQNGYVHRNIKASHILISGDGLVSLSGLNNLYSLVNNGQKSKVVYDFPQFSTSVLPWLSPELLRQDLSGYNMKSDIYSVGITACELANGHVPFQDMPRTQMLLQKLKGPTYCPWDINTFSHGESRMKNSPSGVDSGIGESMTRTMTSERLQIPFSKTFSPAFHNLVELCLQQDPEKRPSASSLLSHTFFKEIKEQTQNSLLSLLPPIQNNRSEFSPLPSTVVGTEVGQITANHNDTVWEF from the exons ATGTCTTGTTTG GACTGTTCCTGCATTCTACGTACACCAGTTGAACCAATTGGACCAGAAGAGCTATCCCAGAGTAGCATCCATGAATGTCTG GCTGATTCTGCTCTAGCCTGGATTCCCCCATCTACAGGAAAGAATGAAATGGTATTGTGCACTTCTAATGTCTCTCACTATGAACTCCAGCTGGAAATAG GAAGGAAGTTCAACAACTTAACTTCAGTCTACCTTGCACGACATACACCTACAGGCATGCAAGTTGCTGTAAGGATCACAGACCTAGAAGATTGCTCTGAAGAGCATCTGAAAGCTTTACAG AATGAGGTGGTTTTATCCCACTTTTTCCAGCATCCCAACATAATGACGCTTTGGACAGTGTTTACAGCTGGTAGTTGGCTTTGGGTCATCTCCCCATTCATGGCTTATG gTTCAGCTAGACACCTGCTGAAGACTTACTTTCCTGAAGGAATGAGTGAAGCTTTGATAGGGAACATTCTGTTTGGTGCAATCAGAGGATTAAATTACATGCACCAGAATGGCTATGTTCACAG GAATATTAAAGCTAGCCACATTCTGATTTCAGGGGATGGGCTGGTTTCTCTCTCTGGCTTAAACAACCTCTACAGTTTAGTTAACAATGGACAAAAATCAAAGGTGGTATATGATTTCCCCCAGTTTAGTACATCGGTGCTTCCTTGGCTGAGTCCTGAACTACTGAGACAG GATTTGTCTGGGTATAACATGAAGTCTGACATCTACAGTGTGGGAATTACAGCATGTGAATTAGCCAATGGACATGTTCCATTTCAAGATATGCCTCGCACTCAG ATGCTGCTGCAAAAGCTGAAAGGTCCCACATATTGTCCTTGGGATATAAATACTTTTTCCCATGGGGAATCCAGGATGAAGAATTCCCCATCAGGTGTTGATTCTGGAATTGGTGAGAGCATGACACGAACTATGACCAGTGAAAGGCTACAAATTCcattttccaaaacattttCACCTGCTTTCCACAACTTGGTAGAGCTTTGCTTGCAGCAGGACCCTGAGAAAAG GCCATCAGCGAGCAGTTTGCTTTCGCATACGTTCTTCAAAGAG ataAAAGAACAAACACAGAATTCTCTACTGTCTCTCTTACCACCTATTCAAAATAACAGATCAGAGTTCTCGCCACTACCCTCAACAGTAGTTGGGACTGAAGTTGGACAGATAACTGCAAATCACAATGATACAGTTTGGGAATTCTaa